The Actinomycetota bacterium nucleotide sequence CCGCGACCGAGGTTGCCGCCGGGCAGGAGTGCCTGGCGGCGTTCTGCCTCCAGGGCACGCTGCGAGAGGACTTCCCGTTTCTCTCGTCCATCACCGACCGGGGCGCCGACCTGGCGGGCGACGTCGCGGTTCCGGCCGAGCTGGCGGACGCCGGCCTGGTTGCGGCTGCCAAGGACGTCAGCATGGCCGGAACTCTCGGCTCCCTGGCGATGCTGTTGGAGCCCACCCGGTCCGGTGCCGTTGTAGATCTCGATCAAATTCCGATGCCGGACGGCGCGGAGCTTGCCCGCTGGGTCTCCGTGTTTCCGACCTACGGGTTTCTCCTGACCGCCGCAGCCGGGAAAGTCGCAGCGGTCCGGGCGGCGTTTCACGACCGGGGCCTCGCCTGCGAGCGGATCGGCACCATCGACCGGTCGGGCCTGTTGAAGGTGCGCCTGGACGGCGAGGAGGAGGTACTTATGGACCTGAACACCCAGAGCGTGACCGGCCTTAAAGGCCCGGTTCGGGCCGGGAGAGTGGAATCGCCATCTTCT carries:
- a CDS encoding AIR synthase related protein; amino-acid sequence: MNDSLGEVAAAFRASAALRGKASIGLVSEVFGAADWLHGPGDDAAVVECGDERILVAGEAIWPPFVEADPFGAGIACVVANVNDVAAMGGRALALVDQVVATEEVARRVLEGIRFAAEIYGLPVVGGHLTIWGGTPSVSASIVGRVARALSATEVAAGQECLAAFCLQGTLREDFPFLSSITDRGADLAGDVAVPAELADAGLVAAAKDVSMAGTLGSLAMLLEPTRSGAVVDLDQIPMPDGAELARWVSVFPTYGFLLTAAAGKVAAVRAAFHDRGLACERIGTIDRSGLLKVRLDGEEEVLMDLNTQSVTGLKGPVRAGRVESPSSDGGAL